From one Triticum aestivum cultivar Chinese Spring chromosome 4B, IWGSC CS RefSeq v2.1, whole genome shotgun sequence genomic stretch:
- the LOC543438 gene encoding germin-like protein 8-5, with protein sequence MASSSSFLLLAALLALVSWQATASDPSPLQDFCVADMNSPVRVNGFVCKNPMEVNADDFFKAANLDKPRMPNKVGSNVTLINVMQIAGLNTLGISIARIDYAPMGQNPPHTHPRATEILTVLEGTLYVGFVTSNQPAPNKNKFLSKVLNKGDVFVFPVGLIHFQFNPNPHQPAVAIAALSSQNPGAITIANAVFGSDPPISDDVLAKAFQVEKNTIDYLQAQFWENNHY encoded by the exons ATGGCAtcctcctcttccttccttctccttgctGCACTTCTTGCGTTGGTCTCATGGCAAGCCACTGCTTCTGATCCTAGCCCACTCCAGGACTTTTGTGTCGCCGACATGAATTCACCAG TCCGTGTCAACGGGTTTGTTTGCAAGAACCCTATGGAGGTCAATGCAGACGACTTCTTCAAGGCGGCAAACCTTGACAAGCCTAGGATGCCCAACAAGGTTGGATCCAACGTCACTTTGATCAACGTCATGCAGATTGCTGGACTCAACACCCTCGGCATCTCAATTGCACGCATCGACTATGCTCCCATGGGTCAAAACCCACCACATACGCACCCTCGCGCCACTGAGATCCTCACGGTGCTTGAGGGAACACTGTATGTTGGATTTGTGACATCCAACCAGCCCGCCCCCAACAAAAACAAGTTCCTCTCCAAGGTGCTCAACAAAGGTGATGTGTTTGTCTTCCCCGTGGGGCTCATCCACTTCCAATTCAACCCCAACCCCCACCAGCCCGCTGTTGCAATTGCCGCGCTAAGCAGCCAGAACCCAGGGGCTATCACAATTGCCAATGCAGTGTTTGGGTCAGACCCACCAATATCAGATGATGTTCTTGCCAAGGCATTTCAGGTGGAAAAGAATACAATTGACTATCTCCAGGCTCAGTTCTGGGAGAACAACCACTACTAA
- the LOC123089716 gene encoding germin-like protein 8-5 — translation MATSSSILLLAALLALVSWQAIASDPGPLQDFCVADMHSLVRVNGFVCKNPMKVNADDFFKAANLDKPRVTNKVGSNVTLINVMQIAGLNTLGISIARIDYAPLGQNPPHTHPRATEILTVLEGTLYVGFVTSNQPAPNRNKFLSKVLNKGDVFVFPVGLIHFQFNPSPHQPAVAIAALSSQNPGAITIANAVFGSDPPISDDVLAKAFQVEKNTIDYLQAQFWENNHN, via the exons ATGGCAACCTCCTCTTCCATCCTTCTCCTTGCTGCTCTTCTTGCCTTGGTCTCATGGCAGGCCATTGCCTCCGACCCTGGCCCACTCCAGGACTTTTGTGTCGCCGACATGCATTCACTAG TGCGTGTCAATGGGTTTGTTTGCAAGAACCCAATGAAAGTTAACGCGGACGACTTCTTCAAGGCAGCCAACCTCGACAAGCCTAGGGTGACCAACAAGGTTGGATCCAACGTCACTTTGATCAACGTCATGCAGATTGCTGGACTCAACACCCTCGGCATCTCAATTGCACGCATCGACTATGCTCCCTTGGGTCAGAACCCACCACATACGCACCCTCGCGCCACTGAGATCCTCACGGTGCTCGAGGGGACACTCTATGTTGGCTTTGTCACATCCAACCAGCCCGCCCCCAACAGAAACAAGTTCCTCTCCAAGGTGCTCAACAAAGGTGATGTGTTTGTCTTCCCCGTGGGGCTCATCCACTTCCAATTCAACCCCAGCCCCCACCAGCCCGCTGTTGCAATTGCCGCGCTCAGCAGCCAGAACCCAGGGGCTATCACAATCGCCAATGCAGTGTTTGGGTCGGACCCACCAATATCAGATGATGTTCTTGCCAAGGCATTTCAGGTAGAAAAGAATACAATAGACTATCTGCAGGCTCAATTTTGGGAGAACAACCACAACTAA
- the LOC123093969 gene encoding germin-like protein 8-5 translates to MASSSSFLLLAALLALVSWQATASDPSPLQDFCVADMNSPVRVNGFVCKNPMEVNADDFFKAANLDKPRMPNKVGSNVTLINVMQIAGLNTLGISIARIDYAPLGQNPPHTHPRATEILTVLEGTLYVGFVTSNQPAPNKNKFLSKVLNKGDVFVFPVGLIHFQFNPNPHQPAVAIAALSSQNPGAITIANAVFGSDPPISDDVLAKAFQVEKNTIDYLQAQFWENNHY, encoded by the exons ATGGCATCCTCCTCTTCCTTTCTCCTCCTTGCTGCACTTCTTGCATTAGTCTCATGGCAGGCCACTGCTTCTGATCCTAGCCCACTCCAGGACTTTTGTGTCGCCGACATGAATTCACCAG TCCGTGTCAACGGGTTTGTTTGCAAGAACCCGATGGAGGTCAACGCGGACGACTTCTTCAAGGCGGCCAACCTCGACAAGCCTAGGATGCCCAACAAGGTTGGATCCAACGTCACTTTGATCAACGTCATGCAGATTGCTGGACTCAACACCCTCGGCATCTCAATTGCACGCATCGACTATGCTCCCTTGGGTCAAAACCCACCACATACGCACCCTCGTGCCACTGAGATCCTCACGGTGCTCGAGGGAACATTGTACGTTGGTTTTGTCACATCCAACCAGCCCGCCCCCAACAAAAACAAGTTCCTCTCCAAGGTGCTCAACAAAGGTGATGTGTTTGTCTTCCCCGTGGGGCTCATCCACTTCCAATTCAACCCCAACCCGCACCAGCCCGCTGTTGCAATTGCCGCACTAAGCAGCCAGAACCCAGGGGCTATCACAATTGCCAATGCAGTGTTTGGGTCAGACCCACCAATATCAGATGATGTTCTTGCCAAGGCATTTCAGGTGGAAAAGAATACAATTGACTATCTCCAGGCCCAGTTCTGGGAGAACAACCACTACTAA